One Desulforegula conservatrix Mb1Pa DNA segment encodes these proteins:
- a CDS encoding phage virion morphogenesis protein — MAGASFKMNLSSLAGPVAFAVAAVKNRQDMAKAIGNMLVSSTIERFEKGEDPEGNKWSISQRAKDEGGQTLVDKAILKNSITFEASPEMVVVGTNEEYGAIHQYGGQAGRGKKTRIPERPYLGFNEEDAEETVAIMHRFLSKAFGGGR, encoded by the coding sequence ATGGCAGGCGCGTCTTTCAAAATGAATCTTTCGTCTCTGGCAGGGCCGGTGGCTTTCGCGGTGGCAGCCGTCAAAAACAGACAGGACATGGCCAAAGCCATTGGCAACATGCTGGTTTCATCGACCATAGAAAGATTCGAAAAGGGAGAAGATCCGGAAGGCAACAAGTGGTCGATATCCCAAAGGGCAAAAGATGAAGGCGGCCAGACCCTGGTTGACAAGGCCATTTTGAAAAACTCGATCACCTTCGAGGCATCACCTGAAATGGTCGTTGTCGGCACAAACGAAGAATACGGCGCGATCCACCAGTACGGAGGCCAGGCAGGCAGAGGCAAAAAAACAAGAATCCCGGAAAGGCCTTACCTGGGTTTCAATGAAGAGGATGCGGAAGAGACCGTGGCGATTATGCACAGATTTTTGTCCAAAGCTTTCGGAGGAGGAAGATGA